Proteins from a single region of Amycolatopsis sp. CA-230715:
- a CDS encoding prolyl oligopeptidase family serine peptidase, whose product MSKIMPYGSWDSPISAADVATAGGSAQWLDVVDGEVWWAEGRPDEGGRLAVVRASAEGRVEELLPQPWNARNRLHEYGGVPWVAVGGSLVFTHWDDQRVYARELSTGEVTPITDEPESPQGVRYGDLRRGPGDEVWAVRERSVGARRADVRRDLVSLSPRGGEPRVLAASHHFMTAPQLSPDGTRAAWLGWEHPSMPWDETELCVAELTGDGGFGPHRVLAGGPGVSVCQIQWESADSLLALLDPEGWWNLHRVGLDGTVTNLAPVTEELGGAMWRVGARWFAPLGDGKHAVLNSGRLAVLDEATATVTPVASADHLTAWSATISAYGGGVVGVAAGPRQEGAVVHTDIAAGTTTEVTPGEGEPPAAKALPPLDYLPEPQERVFTTKDGEPVPAYVYPPTNPEHAGPGGELPPYVVHVHGGPTGRTYPVLDLDFSFFTSRGIGVVAVNYGGSTGYGRRFRERLREQWGVVDVTDCVAVAEALVAEGIADPARLAIRGGSAGGYTSAASMTTVRTYRAGTVKYPILDLHRWTGSGGETHDFESRYLDGLVGPLPETEQRYRDRSPMNHAGTLAGPVLFLQGLEDEICPPEQADRFVAGLRGKDIPHAYLTFDGEQHGFRKSETIVAALEAELSFYGQVFGFDTPGVAALDLQR is encoded by the coding sequence GTGTCGAAAATCATGCCCTACGGCTCATGGGACTCCCCGATCAGCGCCGCCGACGTCGCCACCGCGGGCGGCTCGGCGCAGTGGCTCGACGTCGTCGACGGCGAGGTCTGGTGGGCGGAGGGAAGACCGGACGAGGGCGGACGGCTCGCCGTCGTCCGCGCGTCGGCCGAAGGCCGCGTCGAGGAGTTGCTGCCGCAGCCGTGGAACGCCCGCAACCGCCTGCACGAGTACGGCGGCGTCCCCTGGGTCGCCGTCGGCGGCTCACTGGTGTTCACGCACTGGGACGACCAGCGCGTCTACGCCCGCGAGCTGAGCACCGGCGAGGTCACCCCGATCACCGACGAGCCGGAGTCCCCGCAGGGCGTCCGCTACGGCGACCTCCGGCGCGGGCCCGGTGACGAAGTGTGGGCTGTCCGTGAACGCAGTGTCGGCGCCCGGCGCGCCGACGTCCGCCGCGATCTGGTGTCGCTGTCACCGCGCGGCGGCGAGCCGCGAGTACTGGCCGCGAGCCACCACTTCATGACGGCGCCCCAGCTGTCGCCGGACGGCACCCGCGCCGCCTGGCTCGGCTGGGAACACCCGTCGATGCCGTGGGACGAAACGGAACTGTGCGTCGCCGAGCTGACCGGTGACGGCGGGTTCGGGCCGCATCGCGTGCTCGCCGGTGGCCCCGGCGTCTCGGTGTGCCAGATCCAGTGGGAAAGCGCCGACAGCCTGCTCGCGCTGCTCGACCCGGAGGGGTGGTGGAACCTGCACCGCGTCGGCCTCGACGGAACCGTGACGAATCTCGCGCCGGTGACCGAGGAGCTCGGCGGCGCGATGTGGCGGGTCGGCGCCCGCTGGTTCGCCCCGCTCGGCGACGGCAAGCACGCGGTGCTCAACTCGGGGCGGCTCGCCGTGCTGGACGAGGCCACGGCGACGGTGACCCCGGTTGCCTCGGCCGATCACCTCACGGCGTGGTCGGCGACGATCTCCGCCTACGGTGGCGGGGTCGTCGGCGTGGCCGCGGGACCTCGCCAGGAAGGCGCGGTCGTGCACACCGACATCGCCGCGGGCACCACCACCGAGGTCACCCCCGGCGAAGGCGAGCCCCCAGCGGCGAAGGCGCTGCCGCCGCTCGACTACCTGCCCGAACCGCAGGAGCGCGTGTTCACCACGAAGGACGGCGAGCCCGTGCCCGCCTACGTGTACCCGCCGACCAACCCGGAGCACGCCGGACCCGGCGGCGAACTGCCGCCGTACGTCGTGCACGTCCACGGCGGCCCGACCGGGCGCACCTACCCGGTGCTCGATCTCGACTTCTCGTTCTTCACCAGCCGCGGGATCGGGGTCGTCGCGGTGAACTACGGCGGGTCCACCGGCTACGGCAGGCGGTTCCGCGAGCGGCTGCGCGAGCAGTGGGGCGTCGTCGACGTGACCGACTGCGTCGCGGTGGCCGAAGCGCTCGTCGCCGAAGGCATCGCCGACCCGGCGCGGCTGGCGATCCGCGGCGGGAGCGCGGGCGGGTACACCTCGGCCGCGTCGATGACGACGGTGCGGACCTACCGGGCCGGCACCGTGAAGTACCCGATCCTCGACCTCCACCGGTGGACGGGCAGCGGCGGCGAGACGCACGACTTCGAGTCGCGCTACCTCGACGGACTGGTCGGCCCGCTGCCGGAAACCGAACAGCGCTACCGCGACCGCTCCCCGATGAACCACGCCGGGACGCTGGCCGGGCCGGTGCTTTTCCTGCAGGGGCTCGAAGACGAGATCTGCCCGCCGGAACAGGCCGACCGGTTCGTCGCCGGGTTGCGGGGCAAGGACATCCCGCACGCCTACCTGACCTTCGACGGCGAACAGCACGGCTTCCGCAAGTCCGAGACGATCGTCGCTGCACTCGAGGCCGAACTGTCCTTCTACGGCCAGGTTTTCGGCTTCGACACCCCGGGCGTGGCGGCACTGGACCTGCAGCGGTGA
- a CDS encoding DUF3090 domain-containing protein encodes MARVIHVFRQPDRFVAGTVGEPGDRTFYLQASEDVRTISVTIEKQQVAVLAERLASLLEEVANRFGAEVPEEVPDELRDSEPLDVPVEEEFRVGTMGLGWDAESSAVVIELLAITEGEVDETVVLDDTEEGPDAVRVFLTPAAARAFADRADRVVNAGRKPCPLCGEPLDPDGHICPRQNGYRRDADLTED; translated from the coding sequence ATGGCTCGCGTAATTCACGTCTTCCGTCAACCCGACCGGTTCGTCGCTGGCACCGTCGGGGAACCCGGCGACCGCACGTTCTACCTCCAAGCGTCCGAGGACGTCCGCACGATCAGCGTGACGATCGAGAAGCAGCAGGTCGCGGTCCTCGCCGAACGCCTCGCGTCCCTGCTGGAGGAGGTCGCGAACCGCTTCGGCGCCGAGGTGCCGGAGGAGGTGCCCGACGAACTCCGAGATTCGGAACCACTGGACGTTCCGGTCGAAGAGGAGTTCCGGGTCGGCACGATGGGGCTGGGCTGGGACGCCGAAAGCAGCGCGGTGGTGATCGAACTGCTCGCCATCACCGAGGGCGAGGTCGACGAGACCGTGGTGCTCGACGACACCGAGGAGGGGCCGGACGCGGTCCGCGTGTTCCTCACGCCCGCCGCCGCGCGCGCGTTCGCGGACCGGGCGGACAGGGTCGTCAACGCCGGGCGCAAACCGTGCCCGCTGTGCGGTGAGCCGCTCGACCCCGACGGGCACATCTGCCCGCGACAGAACGGGTACCGGCGCGACGCCGACCTGACCGAGGACTGA
- a CDS encoding DUF3097 domain-containing protein produces the protein MRSHSYDDVLSGPRKRKIPEVPAEPGLVVEEPGSGFCGAVVRLEYGNAVLEDRHGRHRVFPLAPAAFLLEGKPVTLVPPKAAPKAPTRSASGSVRVDGLKARVARDSRIWVEGKHDAELVERVWGHDLRVEGVVVEPLDGVDVLADRIAEFGTGPGRRLGVLVDHLVRGSKESRLVDGIKDENVLVTGHPYVDVWQAVKPASVGIDAWPSVPRDVEWKVGICTALGWGEPWEGWQRVLAGVRGFRDLETPLIGAVERLIDFVTEPDAE, from the coding sequence GTGCGCTCTCATTCGTATGACGACGTGCTGTCCGGTCCGCGCAAACGGAAGATCCCGGAGGTGCCAGCCGAACCCGGTCTCGTGGTGGAGGAACCGGGAAGCGGTTTCTGCGGCGCGGTGGTGCGGCTCGAGTACGGCAACGCGGTGCTCGAAGACCGCCACGGCCGCCATCGCGTGTTCCCGCTGGCCCCGGCCGCGTTCCTGCTCGAAGGCAAACCCGTGACGCTGGTTCCGCCGAAGGCCGCCCCGAAGGCGCCGACGCGGTCGGCGTCGGGCTCGGTGCGGGTCGACGGGCTCAAGGCGCGCGTGGCCCGCGACTCCCGGATCTGGGTCGAGGGCAAGCACGACGCGGAACTCGTCGAGCGGGTGTGGGGGCACGACCTGCGCGTCGAAGGCGTCGTGGTGGAGCCACTCGACGGTGTCGACGTGCTCGCCGACCGGATCGCCGAGTTCGGCACCGGACCGGGGCGTCGGCTCGGCGTGCTGGTGGACCACCTGGTGCGCGGCAGCAAGGAGTCCCGCCTCGTCGACGGCATCAAGGACGAGAACGTGCTGGTGACCGGTCATCCCTACGTCGACGTGTGGCAGGCGGTGAAACCCGCGTCGGTCGGGATCGACGCGTGGCCGTCGGTACCGAGGGACGTGGAGTGGAAGGTCGGCATCTGCACGGCGCTGGGCTGGGGTGAACCGTGGGAGGGCTGGCAGCGCGTGCTCGCCGGTGTCCGCGGCTTCCGCGACCTGGAAACCCCGCTGATCGGCGCGGTCGAACGGCTCATCGACTTCGTCACCGAACCGGACGCGGAGTGA
- a CDS encoding NfeD family protein produces the protein MIPALIWLAAGVALMVAEVLSGDLVLIMLGVGALAGGASASITGHTAIDVAVFAVVSIGLLVLARPALKRRFLMGPSVKTNTEALVGAEAVVTSTVDLDGGQVKLGGEVWSARSFSEDQRMEPGERVTVVEISGATAVVSAAHLR, from the coding sequence ATGATTCCGGCACTCATCTGGCTGGCCGCGGGCGTCGCGTTGATGGTCGCCGAGGTGCTGTCCGGTGACCTCGTCCTGATCATGCTCGGGGTCGGCGCGCTCGCGGGCGGGGCGTCCGCCTCGATCACCGGTCACACGGCGATCGACGTCGCGGTGTTCGCGGTGGTCTCGATCGGGCTGCTCGTGCTCGCCAGGCCCGCGCTGAAGCGCCGGTTCCTGATGGGGCCGTCGGTGAAGACCAACACCGAGGCGCTCGTCGGCGCCGAGGCCGTCGTGACGTCCACTGTGGACTTGGACGGCGGGCAGGTGAAGCTGGGCGGCGAGGTGTGGTCGGCCCGCAGCTTCAGTGAGGACCAGCGCATGGAACCCGGTGAACGGGTGACCGTGGTAGAGATATCAGGCGCCACCGCGGTCGTGTCCGCGGCACACCTTCGATAA
- a CDS encoding ABC transporter ATP-binding protein, with protein MRTVSASEVAPTTYAWEVKAEGLVVKAGRRRAVNGLDLSLGVGVHGLLGPNGAGKTTFIRALATIVRPSGGALELFGQDVRRSRDLREVRRRIGYLPQQFGYYRRFTVREFVEYLAWLKEMPKQDVPGAVQRAIERVGLADRADDKMKTLSGGMVRRAGIAQAIVNDPAVLLLDEPTAGLDPAQRMQFRELLHDLRADTCVVVSTHLVEDVAAACTDVALIDEGELVFQGSAADLAAAGTGSDAGDSDTERGYSALLAEHRRSA; from the coding sequence GTGCGCACGGTGAGCGCGAGCGAGGTCGCACCCACGACCTACGCGTGGGAGGTCAAGGCCGAGGGGCTCGTCGTGAAGGCGGGACGGCGGCGGGCGGTGAACGGGCTCGATCTGTCGTTGGGGGTCGGCGTGCACGGCCTGCTCGGTCCCAACGGCGCGGGGAAGACCACGTTCATCAGGGCACTGGCCACGATCGTGCGCCCGTCGGGCGGGGCGCTGGAGCTGTTCGGGCAGGACGTGCGGCGGTCGCGGGACCTGCGCGAGGTTCGCCGCCGGATCGGGTACCTGCCGCAGCAGTTCGGCTACTACCGGCGGTTCACCGTCCGCGAGTTCGTGGAGTACTTGGCCTGGCTGAAGGAAATGCCGAAGCAGGACGTGCCGGGTGCGGTGCAGCGGGCGATCGAGCGAGTCGGGCTCGCCGACCGGGCGGACGACAAGATGAAGACGCTCTCCGGTGGCATGGTCCGTCGTGCCGGTATCGCGCAGGCGATCGTGAACGACCCGGCCGTGCTGTTGCTCGACGAGCCGACCGCGGGGCTGGATCCGGCGCAGCGCATGCAGTTCCGCGAGCTGCTGCACGACCTGCGCGCGGACACCTGTGTCGTGGTGTCGACGCATCTCGTCGAGGACGTCGCGGCGGCCTGCACGGATGTCGCGTTGATCGACGAGGGTGAACTGGTTTTCCAGGGCTCGGCGGCGGATCTCGCCGCGGCGGGCACCGGGTCCGACGCCGGGGACAGCGACACCGAACGGGGCTACTCCGCGCTGCTGGCCGAGCATCGGAGGTCAGCGTGA
- a CDS encoding zf-HC2 domain-containing protein — MTDRTSGGHVSAELIERYALGQPVPPEAEWAVEAHLEGCALCRAKLAEVVRSDGPAVSALVDSVWSSVDSIVDAEVVRRPKALGHNRFAAWLSTWATPAMVPWIGMSVLVTAIALLFDVIGVFGGSRPSLLLLLSPVLPLFGVAAVWTRGLDPAWELVAGTPRSGLYLVLRRTLSVLVVVLPALVVAGVLAGTSPALGLLPCLAFTAGTLALGGFVGVTRASIAVGGLWCLFVVGPALFQMRLPTAFEPWAMPIWGAVALLAAAVLVLRAPAFTKLTSQR; from the coding sequence ATGACGGACAGAACGAGCGGTGGCCACGTGTCGGCGGAGCTGATCGAGCGGTACGCGCTCGGGCAGCCGGTGCCGCCGGAAGCCGAGTGGGCGGTCGAGGCGCATCTGGAGGGGTGCGCGCTCTGCCGGGCGAAGCTGGCGGAGGTGGTGCGGTCCGACGGCCCCGCGGTCAGCGCGCTCGTCGACTCCGTGTGGTCCAGCGTGGATTCCATTGTGGACGCTGAGGTCGTACGGAGGCCGAAGGCGTTGGGCCACAACCGGTTCGCCGCGTGGCTGAGCACCTGGGCCACGCCGGCGATGGTGCCGTGGATCGGGATGTCGGTGCTGGTCACCGCGATCGCGTTGTTGTTCGACGTGATCGGGGTGTTCGGCGGGTCCCGGCCGTCGCTGCTGTTGCTGCTGTCCCCGGTGCTGCCGCTGTTCGGGGTGGCCGCGGTGTGGACGAGGGGCCTCGATCCCGCGTGGGAGCTGGTGGCGGGGACGCCCCGGTCGGGGCTGTACCTGGTGCTGCGGCGGACGTTGAGCGTGCTGGTGGTGGTGCTGCCCGCGCTCGTGGTGGCGGGTGTGCTCGCGGGGACGTCACCGGCGCTGGGGTTGTTGCCGTGCCTGGCTTTCACCGCGGGCACGCTCGCGCTCGGCGGGTTCGTCGGGGTCACGCGCGCGTCGATCGCCGTGGGCGGCCTGTGGTGCCTGTTCGTGGTCGGGCCCGCGTTGTTCCAAATGCGGCTGCCCACGGCGTTCGAACCGTGGGCGATGCCGATCTGGGGCGCGGTGGCGTTGCTGGCCGCCGCCGTCCTCGTACTGAGGGCGCCTGCCTTCACCAAGCTCACGAGCCAGCGATGA
- a CDS encoding MFS transporter, translating to MVLGNDEADKALKAKETQRSAQVRRAAVASAIGTTIEWYDFFLYNTAAALIFPQLFFPASSSYAGAIQSFATYAVGFAARPIGAAIFGYWGDRIGRKATLIVTLLAMGIASGLVGVLPGTATIGPAAPLILVALRLIQGIAIGGEWSGSVLLAMEWGDQRKRGLLASFAQIGVPVGLVLGTGGMTLLSALLSPAAFNSWGWRLPFLASLILVAVGLVIRLRILETPMFAKVVAEKRTSASPVVEVVKHHWREILLSAGLRFSEQMPFYLFTSYVLVYVVEQRHIGKTFVLNAVLVAAALELGTILWFSQLSDRIGRKRVYLSGAVLTGLIGFPYFAILQNGAPTLIFFAIVIAMIPHAMQYGPQAALIGESFPTRLRYGGAGIGYQLASVFAGGPAPLLATWLLHTTGTPYAIAGYIVVSAVITVICGLLLKDRSRADIDDDVTYHRAGRGPKPA from the coding sequence ATGGTGCTCGGGAACGACGAAGCGGACAAGGCCCTCAAGGCGAAGGAAACCCAACGATCGGCACAAGTCCGGCGCGCGGCGGTGGCCAGCGCGATCGGCACCACCATCGAGTGGTACGACTTCTTCCTCTACAACACCGCGGCCGCGTTGATCTTCCCGCAGCTGTTCTTCCCCGCGTCGAGCAGCTACGCCGGTGCGATCCAGTCGTTCGCGACCTACGCCGTGGGGTTCGCCGCGCGCCCGATCGGCGCCGCCATCTTCGGCTACTGGGGCGACCGCATCGGCCGCAAGGCCACGCTCATCGTCACGCTGCTCGCGATGGGCATCGCCTCGGGACTCGTCGGCGTGCTGCCGGGCACCGCGACCATCGGCCCGGCCGCGCCCCTCATCCTGGTGGCACTGCGGCTCATCCAGGGCATCGCGATCGGCGGCGAGTGGAGCGGTTCGGTGCTGCTCGCGATGGAATGGGGTGATCAGCGCAAACGCGGACTGCTCGCGAGCTTCGCCCAGATCGGCGTCCCGGTCGGCCTCGTGCTCGGCACCGGCGGAATGACGCTGCTGTCGGCGCTCCTCTCCCCCGCAGCGTTCAACTCGTGGGGCTGGCGACTGCCGTTCCTGGCGAGCCTGATCCTGGTCGCGGTCGGACTCGTCATCCGGCTGCGGATCCTGGAAACCCCGATGTTCGCCAAGGTCGTCGCCGAGAAGCGGACCTCGGCCAGCCCCGTCGTCGAAGTCGTCAAGCACCACTGGCGCGAGATCCTGCTCTCGGCGGGCCTGCGGTTCAGCGAGCAGATGCCGTTCTACCTGTTCACCAGTTACGTCCTGGTCTACGTCGTCGAACAACGCCACATCGGCAAGACGTTCGTGCTGAACGCCGTGCTCGTCGCGGCCGCGCTCGAACTCGGCACGATCCTGTGGTTCTCGCAGCTGTCCGACCGGATCGGCCGCAAACGGGTCTACCTCAGCGGCGCGGTGCTCACCGGCCTCATCGGTTTCCCCTACTTCGCGATACTCCAGAACGGCGCGCCGACGCTCATCTTCTTCGCCATCGTGATCGCGATGATCCCGCACGCCATGCAGTACGGGCCCCAGGCGGCGCTCATCGGCGAGAGCTTCCCGACCCGGCTGCGCTACGGCGGTGCCGGGATCGGCTACCAGCTCGCGTCCGTGTTCGCCGGCGGGCCCGCGCCGCTGCTGGCGACCTGGCTCCTGCACACCACCGGCACGCCGTACGCGATCGCGGGCTACATCGTGGTGTCGGCGGTGATCACGGTGATCTGCGGCCTCCTGCTGAAGGACCGCTCACGCGCCGACATCGACGACGACGTCACCTACCACCGCGCCGGACGGGGACCGAAGCCCGCGTAG
- a CDS encoding SPFH domain-containing protein — protein sequence MTTAAIIVVAIIILFVIVTVAKAIMVVPQAQSAVIERLGRFRTVASPGLNFLVPFFDKVRARIDLREQVVSFPPQPVITEDNLTVSIDTVVYFQVTDSRAAVYEISNYIVGVEQLTTTTLRNVVGGMSLEQTLTSRDSINSQLRGVLDDATGRWGIRVARVELKAIDPPPSIQDSMEKQMRADREKRAMILTAEGQRESAIKTAEGQKQSQILAAEGARQATILGAEAERQSRILRAQGERAARYLQAQGQAKAIEKVFAAIKAGRPTPEVLAYQYLQTLPQMAQGDANKVWLVPSDYGKALEGFARTLGAPGDDGVFRYEPPKEETVEKPDLEDDEVSGWFDTKSDPKVAEAVAAAEAVARQEVPGPLGTSSARPSVPRPTLRAPEPEPEAEPEPEPAPEAPTPELPKRQPSAQIPPHQPSPPPHQAPAPPPYPQQPQQPPYGGQYGQGGGAYPQQQPPQGPSSGPFPQQGGPQGPPRQQ from the coding sequence TTGACGACCGCAGCGATCATCGTCGTCGCGATAATCATCCTGTTCGTGATCGTCACGGTCGCGAAGGCGATCATGGTGGTGCCGCAGGCCCAGTCGGCGGTGATCGAGCGGCTGGGCCGGTTCCGCACGGTCGCCTCGCCCGGCCTGAACTTCCTGGTGCCCTTCTTCGACAAGGTGCGCGCCAGGATCGACCTCCGCGAGCAGGTCGTCTCGTTCCCGCCGCAGCCGGTGATCACCGAGGACAACCTCACCGTGTCGATCGACACGGTGGTGTACTTCCAGGTCACCGATTCGCGCGCGGCGGTGTACGAGATCTCGAACTACATCGTCGGTGTCGAGCAGCTGACCACCACCACGCTGCGGAACGTGGTCGGTGGCATGAGCCTCGAGCAGACGCTGACCTCGCGCGACTCGATCAACAGCCAGCTGCGCGGCGTGCTCGACGACGCGACCGGCCGGTGGGGGATCAGGGTCGCGCGAGTGGAGCTGAAGGCGATCGACCCGCCGCCCTCCATCCAGGACTCGATGGAGAAGCAGATGCGCGCCGACCGGGAGAAGCGCGCGATGATCCTCACCGCGGAAGGTCAGCGGGAGTCCGCGATCAAGACCGCGGAAGGGCAGAAGCAGAGCCAGATCCTCGCTGCGGAAGGTGCCAGGCAGGCGACCATCCTCGGTGCCGAGGCCGAGCGGCAGTCCAGGATCCTGCGCGCACAGGGTGAACGCGCGGCCCGGTACCTGCAGGCGCAGGGGCAGGCGAAGGCGATCGAGAAGGTGTTCGCCGCGATCAAGGCTGGCCGCCCGACGCCGGAAGTGCTGGCGTACCAGTATCTCCAGACGCTGCCGCAGATGGCGCAGGGCGACGCGAACAAGGTGTGGCTGGTCCCGAGCGACTACGGCAAGGCGCTGGAAGGGTTCGCGCGCACCCTCGGCGCGCCGGGCGACGACGGCGTCTTCCGCTACGAGCCGCCCAAGGAAGAGACCGTCGAGAAGCCGGATCTCGAAGACGACGAGGTGTCCGGCTGGTTCGACACGAAGAGCGACCCGAAGGTCGCCGAGGCGGTCGCGGCCGCGGAAGCCGTGGCGCGCCAAGAGGTTCCGGGTCCGCTCGGCACGAGTTCGGCACGCCCCTCGGTGCCGCGACCGACCCTGCGCGCACCGGAGCCGGAGCCGGAAGCGGAGCCCGAGCCTGAGCCCGCGCCGGAGGCGCCGACGCCGGAGTTGCCGAAGCGCCAGCCGTCCGCGCAGATCCCGCCGCACCAGCCGAGCCCGCCGCCGCACCAGGCCCCGGCCCCGCCGCCGTACCCGCAGCAGCCCCAGCAGCCCCCGTACGGCGGGCAGTACGGGCAGGGCGGTGGCGCGTACCCGCAGCAGCAGCCGCCGCAGGGTCCGTCGAGCGGCCCGTTCCCACAGCAGGGTGGCCCGCAAGGACCGCCCCGCCAGCAATAA
- a CDS encoding MBL fold metallo-hydrolase → MRRLSYRDRLTAPLPTPRELIRILREGGFRGSTERADRIPVRRDGLPALSAGESSWTWVGHATYLVRLGGVAVLTDPVWSAKIPGVPRRLTPPGLAWAELPAIDVVLVSHNHYDHLDAPTIDRLPKRVPVLVGAGLGRWFRRRGFTEVVELDWWESVEVAGLRFDFVPSHHWSRRGPFDACTSLWGGWVVTAPDGTRTYHAGDSGYGGWFAEIGARYPGIDVAMLPIGAYEPRWFMSPVHMDPDEAVRALADLGARRLASMHWGTFVLTKEPVDEPLDRIRAAWSAAGRDVADLWALAVGESRTLPSW, encoded by the coding sequence ATGCGCCGTCTGTCCTATCGGGACCGGTTGACCGCACCGCTGCCGACCCCGCGCGAGCTGATCAGGATCCTGCGCGAGGGCGGGTTCCGCGGTTCCACCGAGCGCGCCGATCGCATTCCGGTCCGCCGGGACGGGCTGCCCGCGCTCTCCGCGGGAGAGTCGAGCTGGACGTGGGTGGGGCACGCGACCTACCTGGTCCGGCTCGGCGGCGTCGCGGTGCTGACCGATCCGGTGTGGTCGGCCAAGATCCCCGGCGTGCCCCGCAGACTGACCCCGCCAGGACTGGCGTGGGCGGAACTTCCGGCGATCGACGTGGTGCTCGTCAGCCACAACCACTACGACCACCTCGACGCGCCGACGATCGACCGGCTGCCGAAACGGGTCCCGGTGCTCGTCGGCGCGGGACTCGGCAGGTGGTTCCGGCGGCGCGGCTTCACCGAGGTGGTCGAACTGGACTGGTGGGAATCCGTCGAGGTCGCCGGGCTGCGGTTCGATTTCGTCCCGTCGCACCATTGGAGCCGCCGCGGCCCGTTCGACGCCTGCACTTCGTTGTGGGGCGGCTGGGTCGTCACGGCGCCGGACGGCACGCGCACCTACCACGCGGGCGATTCCGGCTACGGCGGCTGGTTCGCGGAGATCGGCGCGCGGTATCCCGGCATCGACGTCGCGATGCTGCCGATCGGCGCGTACGAGCCGCGGTGGTTCATGAGCCCGGTGCACATGGACCCCGACGAGGCGGTGCGCGCGCTGGCCGATCTCGGTGCGCGCCGCCTCGCGTCGATGCACTGGGGCACGTTCGTGCTGACCAAGGAACCCGTCGACGAGCCGCTCGACCGGATCAGGGCCGCGTGGTCGGCGGCGGGCCGTGACGTGGCCGATCTCTGGGCACTCGCGGTCGGGGAAAGCAGGACGCTGCCGTCGTGGTGA
- a CDS encoding RNA polymerase sigma factor, translating to MKGFPSTSAARGEADDAELVRRVAKGDRAAFEELYRRTSPWLTVRLRRRCADEQIVAEVLQETFLAVWRAADRFSGASVDGSAMGWLWTIAARRLIDAFRRRARHAQPPPAAAIADVAPAAEEEALAATVGDGVGDALARLAPELRQVLQAMVLDGLSVRETAVLLGVPEGTVKTRARRARASMRETLEALKFGDPGSREAATW from the coding sequence GTGAAGGGATTCCCCAGTACGTCGGCCGCGCGAGGTGAGGCCGATGACGCGGAGCTGGTGCGCCGGGTCGCCAAGGGCGACCGGGCGGCCTTCGAGGAGCTGTACCGGCGCACCAGTCCGTGGCTGACCGTGCGGTTGCGGCGGCGGTGCGCCGACGAGCAGATCGTGGCCGAGGTGCTACAGGAAACGTTCCTCGCGGTGTGGCGTGCCGCCGACCGGTTCTCCGGTGCGTCCGTGGACGGCAGCGCGATGGGCTGGTTGTGGACCATCGCGGCGCGGCGGCTCATCGACGCGTTCCGGCGCCGTGCCCGCCACGCGCAGCCGCCGCCCGCCGCCGCGATCGCGGACGTGGCGCCCGCCGCCGAAGAGGAGGCCCTGGCCGCGACGGTCGGCGACGGCGTCGGGGACGCGCTCGCGCGGCTGGCGCCCGAACTGCGCCAAGTGCTCCAGGCGATGGTGCTCGACGGTCTGTCGGTGCGGGAGACCGCGGTGCTGCTCGGTGTGCCGGAAGGAACGGTCAAGACGCGGGCGCGGCGTGCGCGCGCGTCGATGCGCGAAACGTTGGAAGCGCTGAAGTTCGGTGATCCGGGATCCCGGGAGGCAGCGACATGGTGA
- a CDS encoding SCO1664 family protein, which translates to MTSQEPPEPSVRPDGEFARELVERGSLEVEGRLVDASNVTLFCVIELDGVRANAVYKPVAGERPLWDFPDGTLAGREVATYLLSEGSGLGAVPPTVLRDGPFGPGMVQLWIETTEDDLVDVRAPDELPDGWRVVLHAHDRMGEPAVLAHADRPEMRSLALLDIIANNTDRKGGHVLGGVDGRVYGVDHGICLHTDPKLRTVLWGWIGEPIGDEAAEKLRELPAKLDGDLGEQLKPHLIGLEIGAIRERAEQLLAAGAFPEPGDDWRAVPWPLF; encoded by the coding sequence GTGACGAGCCAGGAGCCACCCGAACCGTCGGTAAGACCGGATGGCGAGTTCGCCAGGGAACTCGTCGAACGCGGATCGCTCGAGGTCGAAGGCAGGCTCGTCGACGCATCGAACGTGACCCTGTTCTGCGTGATCGAGCTGGACGGTGTGCGCGCGAACGCGGTGTACAAGCCGGTGGCGGGGGAACGTCCGCTGTGGGACTTCCCGGACGGCACGCTCGCCGGCCGTGAGGTGGCGACGTACCTGCTGTCCGAAGGGTCCGGGCTCGGCGCCGTGCCGCCGACGGTGCTGCGCGACGGGCCGTTCGGCCCCGGCATGGTCCAGCTGTGGATCGAGACGACCGAAGACGACCTCGTCGACGTGCGGGCGCCCGACGAGCTTCCCGACGGCTGGCGCGTGGTGCTGCACGCGCACGACCGGATGGGCGAGCCCGCGGTGCTGGCGCACGCGGACCGGCCGGAGATGCGCAGCCTCGCGCTGCTCGACATCATCGCCAACAACACCGACCGCAAGGGCGGGCACGTGCTCGGCGGCGTCGACGGCCGGGTCTACGGCGTGGATCACGGGATCTGCCTGCACACCGACCCGAAGCTGCGCACCGTGCTGTGGGGCTGGATCGGGGAGCCGATCGGCGACGAGGCCGCCGAGAAGCTGCGCGAGCTGCCCGCCAAGCTGGACGGCGATCTCGGCGAGCAGCTCAAGCCGCATCTGATCGGGCTCGAGATCGGCGCGATCCGCGAACGAGCCGAACAGCTGCTCGCGGCCGGGGCGTTCCCCGAGCCCGGCGACGACTGGCGCGCCGTCCCGTGGCCGTTGTTCTGA